In Lytechinus variegatus isolate NC3 chromosome 6, Lvar_3.0, whole genome shotgun sequence, the DNA window ttatttatttcccaaaacctttcaaatgataatgttccttacattattatgagtaagtgtaccaaatatctcaaatatttttaaagatatatacatatgattttcttggaaaaaacctcaggtggtcattttcagattgaacccaaaaatggtaccccatgtctgcgcacccattGACTTAAGTTGCCCGCGATTCGGGGATATTGATgaaaaaggctgcattttgaggccttCAAATGAAATGCccgaaattcattattttcccaccattttgagtcagattttttaatgaatgtctTTCCATGTATTGCATGGGTACAGGCTGTGGTTGTCGCGTACCTTCTTtttagaatcgcgcagatacgcgtaTGCACAGACAAGGGGGGTTGCGCTGTCTTttgcgcagacttgggggaacttgccatacAGTGAGATTATGACTTTACATAAGGTATTTTCCATTGGCAATACACAACATCTAATAGTCATAGATCTTGATCTACCACGATTTGACCATGCATGATATACATCTGAATAGTGCCAAATTCCCCATAAAAATAGAGGAAATCTCTTTAAGTTGAACTGATTTGTGTTGTCCCAAGAGATACGACTTATTAACACTTACCAGCATAAAGATAAGGATTACTTGGTGCTACACCTGTTAACACGATGcataaaattgaagaaattaatCCAACTTGAACAAGGCTTGCATCCCGTAGGTATCGACTGAGAAGCTTCCCACCAATTATCATACCTACAGAGggttacaaaaaaagaaattccaTTCTTTGAGATTCATCAAATTCtagcataaatttcatttgttatcTTGCACTCCGTTGTCAAAGGCCACAGATTATAGCCATTTACTTTTGATAATCGATTGTCTCGAATCAAATGGCGCacattcgattagtgtaaaAGTAGTACTCAGTCGTTGATTGTTGGGAGTCTGATGGGAtacatcaatttatttttttttacttccagGTTAAACCATCATCAGTAtaatgatcaccatcatcatcatcatcatcagcaccatcatcatcttcatcatcatcatcaccatcatcatcaccatcaccatcatcagcaccatcatcatcttcatcatcatcatcatcaccatcatcaccatcatcatcatcatcatcaccaccaccatcatcatcatcatcaccaccatgatcaccatcatcatcaaaatcatcatcgcTACATACCTATTGCTCCCGACACATACTGCATTGCACTGAATATCCCAATGATCACCGAATCCCAGCAAAATGGGTGCCCCATTCCGTAGAGCAATGTCAACGATGGCAACGAGAAAAACACCAGAACCCTGAGAAGCATGACAGACGTGGCGATAAAGAGAGGGAGACGCCGTTGGTGGGTGTTGCTCTGGACAAGGTTCAGTATTTTCCTGATGGCGTCTCCGACGTTTATCATGGCGGGGTGAGCTTGCGGATGTGTATCGGGCACGAGGAAGATGACGTAGATCGTTGTGAGTGAGACACAACCAAGGATGAAAATGTACGGCGCTTCGAATCCctggaaaataaaaacacaaggAATCGAAGACATATACAAGCAAATTCTTGTACTATAAAAAGGGCAATAATATTCCACATTTTACCCTAATAGTCCCAgtatatttcaattcttttagaggtaaatgccagttgtggtaacaatatcaaaatgagtttgtacagaattcaataaaatgaccaccaaagtgtgtttgtataaataaaaattatgtgccaaaggattctgtaagaaattgtgtaattgctgagaaattagcaaataagcacaggatttgggtcAAGCGTTGGGCCGACGTTcagagcaataataatacactgtcccacgtgcccttttctgtgttggtgatcttcagtttgaacatttttcagcgtagatttcaagatttcacaaagttcagtttatgttactgtaccagaactagatcctcgatgatatacactgacaattaagcctggttttacagactttctcatgaaatcagtgtttatttcaactactggtatttctctttaaaaactGACAGAGGGGGACATCATCCCCACAAGATCTTTGTTGCAGATCGCCTGATTGCGATGGATTTTGCATAATGGTAGTCACTCTGACTCTTACATGCACCTTTCAATGAAAGATTATGTGTTTGAATAACAACCTTGGagttaatttccttcagcaaggaaatCAACCACAATCAgtcctgccaacctctgggaatgaaaactgtattgtgataaaaaaaatgtacttttcccaaaaaagtgtatttcataataaaatgcttggcgcactcgctcatcgcAGCGCTCAGGCTACATGCCAGCTAAAATGTGccctgctcttgcagatgaaaaaaaaaacattgaaaaatgtgtatatctcaccctggttttaacaaaatgattggaaaaaaacaaattacctaaaaattacattgatctaataaccatatttcggtatgttttatgaaatagcgACATacagagatgatttttctcaataaattatgattttctttttttttttttacaaaaaacatattctttaaagaaaaaacgtattgccgtattttggttgcaaaaacgtactaaatatgcctaaaacgtactggttggcaggtctgaacaatgtgctgcactcagtAAATAGAGGCCTGGTAGCATTCATTCCTTCAAATACGTGCACACTGCTTTGACTGAAAACAGTATCCGGGCTAAAGCCagagtaacaataataataataacaatagccaatttttataaagcgcttttcccagaatggcccaaagtgcattacagcatattattaccccggtcattggattaatttcaatcaagcacgaaaagtgcacaatttccactccctggggagcattccttgcattcattgcagccacattatggcgctggcaaactcaaacatacaatatctttcgcatcctaccgggtacccatttagcacctgggtcgagagtggcaaaatgtggattaatgccttgccaaaggacgctagaccgcggtgggattcgaacacacgaccctctgtttacaaggcgagagtcagaaccactacaccatagCTCTTCCACACAATATTTAATTCCTTtagaaaaaatatgtacatactgTAATATCATGTGATTTGTACTTTACAGCtgtgtattatcattatatagaATGGCCATGTACCTGAGTTTTTATCCAGAAACCTACTCCAACTTGAGCAATTCCCGCAGCAGTAAAGCTCAGACAATCAAGGAGAATGATTCGCAGAGCCCTCTCCTTCTTTGTGGTAATGTCTGCCATGTAGGAGAAACAGCCAGCGAGGAGCAGCGAAAAGTCTCCACAAACACCCAGCATAAAATGACCTGCATTTGATAAGGAAAATGTAGCCAGCTTGTTTATCACTTACAGCTTGAATCAACTATAGTAATAattgtacataattatattatcattaatttaagtacatactttttgttttgttttttgtttgtggtaactcccgtaggaactcggcaggatagcattttgctggtaaacgccaagctggtatattaccaattacctatgaaacattttaggTCTAGGTTAACCAGTCATAGTGGCCGaggttatagacgacagatatcactctcgggccttttttatcaaagtgaagacaatggcagagttgggattcgaactcacaaccttgcaattatgagtccaatgctccaaccactggaccacacgacccctGAAATGCGcattacaataattttattatttatattaccccggctatagCCGTGCTGCCTACAGGCACTCTGTCATTAAAGGAACtcctgggtacccattcacctcacctaggttgagtgcagcacaatgtggggaggataacacgccatggctgggaattgaacccacgtccctcagattgaaagacaagagtcataaccactagaccaagcTTACCCCACAACTAGGTGGTCTGTGCATATTTAACCAGTTACTTGGgtaaaaatatttgttcatCTATTTCATTTCCAGGCAAGATCATAACATGACAAAGTACAATGAAAACATCACAtggttgacaaaaaaaaatagaatgaagttaaagggatggtccaggctgaagatatttatgaatttaagaatattgaagacatgcctagaactgtttcagaggaataatgcaaatctttaaagtGCAATAACTTTATTTATCTGTTATctaattttgatcaaattttcagcattttgctctgtgaattttactctatacATTGAGATATAAAAATCaccagcctggagcatccctttaagcaCGAGCCAATGCCTGGGGATcacaaaaaagaacaaattatgTTGAGAGATTCTCTACATTGCCTATTGCATACATGGAATAAAGATAATTATAATAGaaacttttaattaaaatcaTACTTTGAAGCAAACCTTCTTTATAAGATctgagaaaaaaagggaatcaaattcaaaaagcaaataaaaaggCAAAGGAAATCAAACCAGCATTTCATCATTCACCAATTAGAGAGCAAAGTATGGTAAGTCTAATTGGTTAAATaagttaaaatattttcatggatTGAAAGCTTGATAGTTGATTTCAGTGTCAAATAAAACTAACTTAGTGgcataaagaaacaaaaatctttcatgttgcAGAGTTTCAGATGCCATTTAGAAAAAGTGTGGACAAGCAAGacaaaaaatctaaaatatttctttaaaatcttagattaagctttaaaaaaaattaaaatgggcCAAATATGTCGGGAAGTTTtctgaaaatgttaaaaaataatcacaattatCAAACTTACGTAAattaatgttaaaataatttaaaaattgcATTGTccagtaatatatatattttttttatttattccccCCTGTCCCCTCTCCCATACAAAAAAGCAACTCACCAATGGCAAGATACCATATGTTCATTTCCTTGATAGTGACGGTAAGATAACATGCTGCATAGACACAGAAACCTATGGATGGGACTATGAGGGCAACCTTCCTTCCAGCTTGGTCACTGTGCGCTCCTAACAGGGTTGTGCAGAACAATGCTGGAACAGAGGTTGTCGCACTCAGGTACAGTGCAAAAAGTGACACCTAAAAGAAGGGaggtttattattattaattaggGAG includes these proteins:
- the LOC121417451 gene encoding proton-coupled folate transporter-like produces the protein MEDDETSPLTYSTQVTASADNTQPATDGRKSRITVEPVIFFMMLAYSLFIPLRLQYLTRRIAQDEFGIVDYNHADDPLCTQDVNNSVMTVNGTTEMEIEQRVSLFALYLSATTSVPALFCTTLLGAHSDQAGRKVALIVPSIGFCVYAACYLTVTIKEMNIWYLAIGHFMLGVCGDFSLLLAGCFSYMADITTKKERALRIILLDCLSFTAAGIAQVGVGFWIKTQGFEAPYIFILGCVSLTTIYVIFLVPDTHPQAHPAMINVGDAIRKILNLVQSNTHQRRLPLFIATSVMLLRVLVFFSLPSLTLLYGMGHPFCWDSVIIGIFSAMQYVSGAIGMIIGGKLLSRYLRDASLVQVGLISSILCIVLTGVAPSNPYLYAVPVVGLFRALSLPMLRTIMSKLVYPSEQGVMFACIGCLQSLAMVVSPLIFNTLYNATLHILRGLVFYVMAAFLVIASLLSIVLQVKRQESSFLLLSDPSTINPGSRSLLTGRPRNYRSVPT